The DNA region GGGTACTTTCCAATGCCGCTTGCGATGCGCTGGCTCTCAGGCGCTTGTCACGCAAGCTGGCCCGCCGAAAAAGTGGCGCTGCCCTCCCCGTTAGCTTTTCCCCTTCTCCCCCGCGCGCGCGGGGGAGAAGGGGCATATTGGCAGCCGACTCCAAAATGAGAATTGCTGGGAAAAGCCGGATGCCCGGGTATGCCGACAACCTGACTGAACTCACAGTTCCCTCAGACCCGCGCGTCCGGCAGGTGTAGCACACCCGACGAGATGGTTAGCGTTGCAAATTGACCCGGCCTTGGCTATAATTCGGCCATGGCAGCCAACGGACTCCAGCGTCTGATCGAGCAGCGCGCGGGGGAGCTCAAGACGTTTGAGTCCCTGCGCAACGACAACTTTCGCCTGCTGTGGACCGGCAATCTGGCCACGCAGGCTGGATCGTTCATCAACACAGTGACCGTCGGTTGGCTGGTATACGAAAAGACCCAGTCGGCCGGCTGGCTCGGCATCAGCGGGTTCGTCAGCGGCATCCCGATGTTGCTGTTCTCGCTCGTTGGCGGCGTGATGGCCGACCGGCTGAATCGCCATCGCGTGATGCTCTTCAACCAGATGGTCGGCATGCTGGTCTCGCTGGCGTTTGTCGCGCTGCTCGCGTTCGACATTGTCGAGATCTGGCACATCCTGGCGCTGTCGTTCATTCTCGGCATCACCAGCTCGATCAATGTGCCGGTACGCCAGGCGATGGTGCCGACGCTGGTCGGCCGCGAAAATGTCGTGAACGCGCTGGCGCTGCACTCGGTCGGGCTGAACACCATGCGCATCGTTGGCCCGTCGCTGGCCGGCGTGCTGATCGCCACGATCGGCCCGGTCGGCTGCTTCGTGGTGCAGGCGGCCGGCTTTATCTGGGCGTTCATCAACGTACTTCAGATGAAGGTGCCGCCGCAGGCGCCGGTCGATCGCAAGGTCAGTCCACTGCGCACCCTGACCGACGGCCTGGCCTACGTGGCCGGCGACAAGGTGCTCTTCTGGATTCTGGCGGTCGTGGCGCTGCCAACCTTCTTTGTGTTCCCCTACCAGCAGATGCTGCCGTTGTTTGCGGAAAAAGTGCTCGCGGTGGGGCCTACCGGTCTCGGCATGCTGACATCGGCCGTCGGCATCGGCGCGCTGACCAGCGCGCTGGCCGTCGCCAGCTTCGGCAACATGCGAGGCAAGGGGCGCCTGCTGATGTTCGGTCTGATACTGTATCCACTGTTCATCGGGCTGTTTGCCCTATCGCCGTGGTTCGCGGGCAGCCTCGTCGCGCTGCTCTTTGCCGGTATGTCATGGTCGATCGCCAGCGCCATCGCGCAGTCGCTGCTCCAGACGCTGAGCAAACCGCAGTACGCCGGGCGTGTGATGAGCGTGTTCGCCGTCACCTGGGGCCTGCAGCCGATCGGCAATCTGGCGGTCGGCGGCGTGGCGGATGCGGTTGGCGCGCCGACTGCGCTGGCGGCCGGCTGCGTCATTGCCCTGGTTTTGACGCTGGCGCTGTTTGCCCGGCAGGCGCGGCTGCGCCAGCTGGTATGATCCGGCGCGCTGGGGGTCGGTTGTATCCTCTTTTGCGGTACAGATGTCCCTATTCGCACCCCCGCTTCCGGAGTATCGTTTCCCTATGCGAAGTTCTGCGCTTGAACAACCCCACGTACTAGGAGGAACACCGATGTCTGCGCCGACCAACACGTTGACGGTCGTTGATAACCGAACCGGCAAGTCCTACTCGTTAGCGATCGCCGACGGCGCTATCAAGGCCAACGATCTGCGCCAGATCAAAACGGGGCCCGACGATTTTGGCTTGATGGCGTACGATCCGGCATTCATGAACACGGCCTCGACTCGCAGCGCGATCACCTTTATCGACGGCGATAAGGGTATCCTGCGCTACCGGGGCTACCCGATCGACCAACTGGCCGAGAAGAGCACTTACCTCGAAGTTGCCTACCTCATCCTCTTCGGCGAACTGCCGACCAAAGCACAATACGACAAGTGGGAATACGAGATCAAGCATCACACCTTCGTGCACGAGAACGTCAAGCAGTTGATGGAGACGTTCCGCTACAACGCGCACCCGATGGGGATGTTCATCAGCACGATCGCGGCGCTGTCGACGTTCTACCCTGAGGCGAACAAGATCGCCGACGCGGAGAACCGCCTGCACCAGATCACCCGGCTGATTGCCAAGACACCGACCATCGCGGCATGGTCGTACCGGCACAGCCTCGGCTTCCCATACGTCTATCCCGACAACGATCTGTCGTTCACGGGCAATTTCCTGAACATGATGTTCAAGATGGGCGAGTTGAAGTACCAGCCGAACCCGGCGTTGGAGCGCGCGCTCGACGTGCTATTCATCCTGCATGCCGACCACGAGCAGAACTGCGGCACCAACGCCATGCGCGGCATCGGCTCGTCGCACGTGGACCCGTACTCCTCCATGGCCGGCGCGGCGGCGGCGCTGTATGGGCCGCTGCACGGCGGCGCCAACGAGGAAGTGCTGAAGATGCTGACCGAGATCGGCGACGTAAAGAATATCCCGCCGTTCATCGAGAAGGTCAAGAAGGGCGAGGGCCGCCTGATGGGCTTCGGGCACCGCGTGTACAAGAACTATGATCCGCGCGCGAAGATCATCAAGACGGCGGCCGACGCCGTGTTTGAAGTGACCGGCCGCAATCGCCTGCTCGACATCGCCATCGAGCTCGAGCAGATCGCGCTGAAAGACGATTACTTCATCGCGCGCAAACTGTACCCGAATGTGGACTTCTACTCGGGGATCATCTACCAGGCGATGGGCCTGCCGACCTCGATGTTCACCGTGCTCTTCGCGATCCCGCGCACGGTGGGTTGGCTGACGCAGTGGCAGGAACTGGTCACCGACCCGGAGCAGAAGATCGCGCGGCCGCGCCAGATCTATACCGGCCACGACACCCGCGACTACACGCCGATGCACAAGCGGTAATCCGCGCAACGACCAGGCCATATGCCGGGCGCCGCCTTGATGGCGGCGCCCGGTTTTCGTTTGACAACCGGCGCGCGACGCGCTATTGTACGCGGCGTCAACGCCGACGCAAAGAGGAAACGCTTCAATGTCACACGCAGACGAGAGGAAAATCCAGGTCGCGCGCGATACTCTGGTGATCGGCCGGACGACGCGCGAGGAGGTGCGGGCGCGCTGGGGCGAGCCGATGCTGCAGGAGCTGAAAGGCAAAACGCCCACCGGCCTGCGCGAGCGGTGGGTGCTCGATTCGGCCGATGGATTGGTGGTCTGGTTTGCCGGCGGCGTGCTGGAGCGGGTCGGCGACTAGCAGCGCATACCGACTCACCGCAAAGCACGCAGAGAACGCAAAGATAACAAGGTTTTCCTCTGCGTTCTCTGCGGTTAGATTTGCATTAGCCTACAGCGACTGCTCGAACTCGGTCAGCGACTCGTCCAGTTTTCCGAACAACTCGTCAAGTTCGACTGTGCTGATCGTGAACGGCGGGCAGAGCAGGAAGTGATCGCCGTTCACGCCGTCGGCCGTGCCGCCGCCGGGGTAGATGACCAACCCGCACCGCAGCGCGATGGCGGCCAACTGCGCGTTGGCGCGCTGGCCCGGCGGGAACGGCTCTTTGGTATGCTGGTCGCGCACCAGTTCGATGCCCATCAGCAAGCCTTTGCCGCGCACCTCGCCGACCGTGCGGTGCTTGAGCAGCGAGCGCCCGCGCGCGAAGAAGCCGGCCTCGAGGGCAGCGACACGCTCGACCAATCGCTCGCCTTCGATGATGTCGAGCACGGCGACGCCAACGGCGGCGGCCAGCGGGTTCGACGACATAGTGTAGCCGTGCACGAAGGCGGCGCCCGCCTGCGCGAACGCGTCGCGCACGCGGTCGTGTGCCAGCACCGCGCCGAGCGGGGCGTAGCCGCCGCTGAGCCCCTTGGCCGACGTGATGATGTCGGGCGTGACGCCCCAGTGCTCGATGCCGAAGTTGCGGCCCGTGCGCCCGAAGCCGGTGATCACCTCGTCGGCGATGAACAGGATGCCGTAGCGGTCGCAGATCTCGCGGATGATGCCGAAGTATTCGGCAGGCGGCGTCGTGGCGCCGGCGGCCGCACCGACGATCGGCTCCGCGATGAACGCCGCGACGTTGCGCGCGCCGGCCCGCTTGATCGCCGTTTCGAGCTCGTGCGCGCAGCGGATGCCGCACGACGGGTGCGTCAGGTTGAACGGGCAGCGGTAGCAGTTGCACTCCGGGATGTGCGGGAAGTCGAGCAACAGCGGGGCAAACTTCTCGCGGCGGCCGATGATGCCGCTGAGCGACAGCGCGCCGAGCGTCCCGCCGTGGTACGACTGCCAGCGCGAGATCATGATGTAGCGCGACGGATCGCCGCGCTCGACGTGATACTGGCGCGCGAGCTTGATCGCCGTCTCGGTGGCCTCGGAGCCGCCGGACACGAAGAATGCCGAATTGAGGCCGGCTGGCGCAACGCGACCGACACGCTCGGCCAGTTCCAGTGCCGGACGGTTCTCGAAGATGGACGACTGTACGTAAGACAGCGTCTGCGCCTGCGCTGCTAACGCCTCGGCCACCTGTGCGCGGCCGTGGCCGATGTTGACGACGGCGATGCCGGCGATGGCGTCGAGGTAGCGCTTGCCGGTCTCGTCGTAGATGGCGCAGCCTTCGCCGCGCACAATGCGCGGGTACAGTCTGGTGACGTCGCGCGGCAGCAGTTTGCCGTTGGATGGGGCGGGCATGGGCGGGCCTCCGGTGATGGGACTGGATTCAGCGGCAGTGTAGCATATTCAGGCGTGCGCCACAAGCCCGACAACGGACAATCAGTAATTCTCATTTTGGAGTCGGCTGTCAA from Chloroflexota bacterium includes:
- a CDS encoding MFS transporter; translation: MAANGLQRLIEQRAGELKTFESLRNDNFRLLWTGNLATQAGSFINTVTVGWLVYEKTQSAGWLGISGFVSGIPMLLFSLVGGVMADRLNRHRVMLFNQMVGMLVSLAFVALLAFDIVEIWHILALSFILGITSSINVPVRQAMVPTLVGRENVVNALALHSVGLNTMRIVGPSLAGVLIATIGPVGCFVVQAAGFIWAFINVLQMKVPPQAPVDRKVSPLRTLTDGLAYVAGDKVLFWILAVVALPTFFVFPYQQMLPLFAEKVLAVGPTGLGMLTSAVGIGALTSALAVASFGNMRGKGRLLMFGLILYPLFIGLFALSPWFAGSLVALLFAGMSWSIASAIAQSLLQTLSKPQYAGRVMSVFAVTWGLQPIGNLAVGGVADAVGAPTALAAGCVIALVLTLALFARQARLRQLV
- a CDS encoding citrate synthase, encoding MSAPTNTLTVVDNRTGKSYSLAIADGAIKANDLRQIKTGPDDFGLMAYDPAFMNTASTRSAITFIDGDKGILRYRGYPIDQLAEKSTYLEVAYLILFGELPTKAQYDKWEYEIKHHTFVHENVKQLMETFRYNAHPMGMFISTIAALSTFYPEANKIADAENRLHQITRLIAKTPTIAAWSYRHSLGFPYVYPDNDLSFTGNFLNMMFKMGELKYQPNPALERALDVLFILHADHEQNCGTNAMRGIGSSHVDPYSSMAGAAAALYGPLHGGANEEVLKMLTEIGDVKNIPPFIEKVKKGEGRLMGFGHRVYKNYDPRAKIIKTAADAVFEVTGRNRLLDIAIELEQIALKDDYFIARKLYPNVDFYSGIIYQAMGLPTSMFTVLFAIPRTVGWLTQWQELVTDPEQKIARPRQIYTGHDTRDYTPMHKR
- a CDS encoding aspartate aminotransferase family protein; its protein translation is MPAPSNGKLLPRDVTRLYPRIVRGEGCAIYDETGKRYLDAIAGIAVVNIGHGRAQVAEALAAQAQTLSYVQSSIFENRPALELAERVGRVAPAGLNSAFFVSGGSEATETAIKLARQYHVERGDPSRYIMISRWQSYHGGTLGALSLSGIIGRREKFAPLLLDFPHIPECNCYRCPFNLTHPSCGIRCAHELETAIKRAGARNVAAFIAEPIVGAAAGATTPPAEYFGIIREICDRYGILFIADEVITGFGRTGRNFGIEHWGVTPDIITSAKGLSGGYAPLGAVLAHDRVRDAFAQAGAAFVHGYTMSSNPLAAAVGVAVLDIIEGERLVERVAALEAGFFARGRSLLKHRTVGEVRGKGLLMGIELVRDQHTKEPFPPGQRANAQLAAIALRCGLVIYPGGGTADGVNGDHFLLCPPFTISTVELDELFGKLDESLTEFEQSL